One window of Chionomys nivalis chromosome 18, mChiNiv1.1, whole genome shotgun sequence genomic DNA carries:
- the Rabggtb gene encoding geranylgeranyl transferase type-2 subunit beta produces the protein MGTPQKDVTIKSDAPDTLLLEKHADYIASYGSKKDDYEYCMSEYLRMSGIYWGLTVMDLMGQLHRMNREEILVFIKSCQHECGGISASIGHDPHLLYTLSAVQILTLYDSINVIDVDKVVAYVQSLQKEDGSFAGDIWGEIDTRFSFCAVATLALLGKLDAINVEKAIEFVLACMNFDGGFGCRPGSESHAGQIYCCTGFLAITSQLHQVNSDLLGWWLCERQLPSGGLNGRPEKLPDVCYSWWVLASLKIIGRLHWIDREKLRSFILACQDEETGGFADRPGDMVDPFHTLFGIAGLSLLGEEQIKPVSPVFCMPEEVLQRVNVQPELVS, from the exons ATG GGTACACCGCAGAAGGATGTCACCATCAAGTCAGATGCTCCTGACACCCTGTTACTGGAGAAGCATGCCGATTACATTGCCTCCTATGGCTCCAAGAAAGATGATTAT GAATACTGTATGTCTGAGTACCTGAGGATGAGCGGCATCTACTGGGGTTTGACGGTGATGGACCTCATGGGACAGCTCCATCGCATGAACAGAGAGGAAATCCTGGTGTTTATCAAGTCGTGTCAGCATGAGTGTGGGGGCATCAGTGCGAGCATTGGGCACGATCCGCATCTTCTCTACACTCTGAGCGCTGTCCAG ATTCTCACGCTGTATGACAGCATTAATGTCATTGACGTGGATAAGGTTGTGGCCTATGTTCAGAGTCTGCAGAAAGAGGATGGTTCATTTGCTGGAGACATTTGGG GAGAAATTGATACCAGATTCTCATTTTGTGCAGTGGCAACTTTGGCTCTCTTG GGCAAGCTTGATGCTATTAATGTGGAAAAGGCCATTGAATTTGTTTTGGCCTGTATGAACTTCGATGGTGGATTTGGGTGCAGACCGGGCTCCGAATCTCATGCCGGGCAG ATCTATTGTTGCACAGGATTCCTGGCGATAACTAGTCAGTTACATCAAGTGAACTCTGACTTACTTGGTTGGTGGCTTTGTGAACGACAGCTGCCCTCAGGTGGACTCAATGGAAGACCCGAAAAG TTACCGGATGTGTGCTATTCCTGGTGGGTTTTGGCCTCCTTGAAGATAATTGGGAGGCTTCATTGGATTGACAGAGAAAAGCTGCGCAGCTTCATCTTAGCATGTCAAGATGAAGAGACCGGAGGCTTTGCTGACAGACCCGGAGATATG GTGGATCCTTTTCATACCTTATTTGGCATTGCTGGATTGTCACTTCTGGGAGAAGAACAGATTAAACCTGTTAGTCCTGTCTTTTGCATGCCTGAAGAAGTGCTTCAGAGGGTCAATGTCCAGCCTGAACTAGTGAGCTAG